The Mesorhizobium koreense genome includes a window with the following:
- a CDS encoding sulfatase-like hydrolase/transferase, protein MALGSALKDRSLRIEILHVFALVGVAVAQPVYSTLADGPEFFVANHAAGLQIIALVLALSIGLPLLIAVAEIGLRSMSRRLQRSVHLFVVWILLTFLALQVINRFFEKSAVAPIAVSIAAATVCTALYARSVVVKQLLTFLSIGALLFPLNFLIISPASKLILPGQSIANTGVDASRAKTPIVMVIFDEFNPTALLNKDGQIDSVRYPHFAQLAANAWWYPRATSTYPQTQFAVPAILSGELPDPAKQFPSYHDHPNNLFTMLGGSYALNVKESITSLCPDTLCTGKERAFSEITFASDIFIVYCHAIIPKVLHGRFLPSLRNGWNNFGSVASTPSEGAEAELIEAFNDQSGSSRMSKFSQFIGSIDGHDKTLNFMHILLPHQPYQFYPDGTYYERVADFGMDKTAWSSDQHFVDFAYKRYLMQVGYVDRMIGELIKRLKSINAYDRSMIIITADHGREFKTNTEDRILNYKDVDLLHVPLLIKLPNQERGEINKNLVSNIDIVPTIADVLGIDLNWKFDGQSVFSENYKESENLNIVFRSKEFNIDRNSIVSLPLLGWQTQTFGSGTSLSDLPVNGPYASMIGKDIESLDVVKAPKEQEARLTQNFSMLADIDPASDFRPWLVSSEVANLGDDGQPWIALALNGKIVTLSQVYKDKNGSDRILALFPPGSIAAGANALSAFQVSGSEAVLKLRPISTGLGTYKLERRGAVDILTSSQGNEYPIVTNKVFGSVDRVSVNGSAIELAGWSGDTDLLVPAEHVVVFVDGKFVCAIDPDTDRPDVAEYFKSSAMAKGGFSTGCPFRGSPQQLSSLRVFGITPSGATGELQLSKASGTPQQ, encoded by the coding sequence ATGGCATTAGGCAGCGCGTTGAAAGATCGATCACTCAGGATCGAAATCCTGCATGTTTTTGCGCTTGTTGGGGTCGCCGTCGCTCAGCCCGTATACAGCACGCTCGCGGATGGGCCGGAGTTTTTCGTGGCAAACCACGCCGCCGGGCTCCAGATCATAGCACTGGTCTTAGCACTTTCGATCGGATTGCCGCTCCTCATCGCGGTTGCTGAAATCGGGTTGCGCTCGATGAGCCGTCGGCTCCAGCGATCTGTGCATTTGTTCGTCGTCTGGATTCTTCTGACGTTTCTCGCATTGCAGGTCATCAACCGGTTCTTCGAGAAGTCGGCCGTTGCACCAATTGCAGTGTCAATAGCTGCGGCGACGGTGTGCACGGCCCTTTATGCACGGTCCGTAGTCGTGAAACAGTTGCTGACGTTCCTTTCGATCGGTGCGCTGCTCTTTCCCCTCAATTTCCTAATAATCTCGCCCGCTTCGAAACTGATCCTCCCCGGCCAATCGATCGCGAACACAGGTGTGGATGCCTCCCGTGCAAAAACACCAATCGTAATGGTGATATTCGATGAGTTTAATCCGACTGCACTACTCAACAAGGATGGCCAGATAGATTCAGTTCGCTATCCTCATTTTGCGCAGCTCGCTGCCAACGCCTGGTGGTATCCTCGCGCAACCTCTACCTATCCACAGACACAGTTCGCCGTTCCGGCTATCTTGTCAGGAGAATTACCAGATCCCGCGAAGCAATTTCCTTCCTACCATGATCATCCAAACAATCTATTCACGATGCTTGGCGGAAGTTATGCGCTTAATGTTAAAGAGTCGATTACGTCCCTCTGCCCGGACACTCTCTGTACAGGGAAAGAGCGAGCGTTCAGTGAAATTACCTTCGCTTCTGATATATTTATTGTATATTGTCACGCAATTATTCCGAAAGTGCTCCATGGTCGATTCCTGCCGTCTTTGAGAAATGGCTGGAACAATTTCGGATCTGTGGCATCCACGCCATCGGAGGGCGCCGAGGCGGAGTTAATTGAAGCCTTCAATGATCAGTCGGGCAGCTCTCGAATGTCGAAATTCTCCCAATTTATCGGGAGTATCGACGGCCATGATAAGACCCTGAATTTTATGCATATACTTCTGCCGCATCAGCCTTATCAGTTTTATCCGGACGGAACTTATTATGAGAGGGTTGCCGATTTCGGCATGGATAAAACTGCATGGTCGTCTGATCAGCATTTTGTTGATTTTGCGTACAAGAGATACTTAATGCAAGTTGGATATGTCGACAGAATGATTGGAGAGCTTATTAAAAGGCTGAAATCAATTAACGCATATGATAGATCAATGATAATAATTACAGCAGATCATGGAAGGGAATTTAAAACAAATACAGAAGATCGTATTCTAAATTATAAAGACGTAGATCTTTTGCACGTCCCTCTCTTAATTAAATTGCCTAATCAGGAGAGGGGAGAAATAAACAAGAATCTTGTTTCTAATATAGATATAGTTCCGACGATAGCCGATGTTTTAGGGATTGATCTTAATTGGAAGTTTGATGGCCAATCCGTATTCTCAGAAAATTATAAGGAAAGTGAAAATCTGAACATAGTCTTTAGGTCAAAAGAATTTAACATCGATAGGAATTCTATAGTAAGCTTGCCTCTGCTTGGATGGCAAACGCAAACATTCGGTTCGGGAACTTCACTATCCGATCTGCCCGTCAACGGCCCATATGCGAGCATGATAGGGAAGGACATTGAAAGCCTGGACGTCGTTAAGGCCCCAAAAGAGCAAGAAGCAAGGCTGACACAGAACTTCTCGATGCTCGCAGATATAGATCCGGCCTCCGATTTCAGACCATGGCTTGTGTCTAGCGAGGTGGCCAATTTGGGGGATGACGGCCAACCTTGGATAGCGTTGGCTTTGAACGGAAAGATCGTGACATTGTCGCAGGTTTATAAGGACAAGAACGGGTCTGATCGTATCTTGGCCCTTTTCCCGCCAGGTTCTATCGCTGCTGGAGCAAATGCCTTGTCTGCATTCCAGGTGTCAGGTTCCGAAGCAGTCTTGAAACTTCGTCCAATTTCCACCGGTCTTGGTACCTACAAACTCGAGCGCCGAGGTGCCGTCGATATCCTGACGTCATCGCAGGGGAATGAATATCCAATCGTAACGAACAAGGTATTTGGATCTGTCGATCGCGTCAGCGTAAATGGCTCGGCCATTGAGTTGGCTGGGTGGTCTGGAGACACGGATCTTCTAGTACCTGCGGAGCATGTGGTTGTATTCGTCGATGGAAAATTCGTCTGCGCTATCGACCCCGATACCGACCGTCCCGATGTAGCCGAATACTTCAAATCAAGCGCGATGGCGAAAGGTGGTTTTTCCACCGGGTGCCCATTTCGTGGGAGCCCGCAACAACTTAGCTCCCTGCGCGTGTTTGGCATCACACCATCGGGGGCAACGGGAGAACTGCAACTATCGAAAGCGTCTGGCACTCCCCAGCAGTGA
- a CDS encoding 50S ribosomal protein L11 methyltransferase, which yields MSDLNADAGSFRDPSGNVYESNLRILRTVTERARDAYETVRDSGVLDDLASAGTIVGSTELDHEDWPSSLRDSAYVIEHPRIPYISYPYEWSFAQLKEAALHHLDMQISLLKRDIVLSDASAYNVQFVGPRPVFIDLLSLRPYREGEFWHGHCQFCEQFLNPLLLRSLLGVPHNAWFRGALEGIPTLHLAGMLPFKKRISWNVFSQVLMQASLERRALNAPEASIDKAKSRRSLSRSGYNGFLVQLRNWIDRLHPADGKTVWGDYATTHTYTDKEAETKRTAIAEFAASTKPRRLIDLGCNTGDYSVAALKGGAEYIIGFDFDQTAVDIAFSRSKQDSLNFLPLWLDAANPSPNQGWRQSERRGFAERANADALIALAFEHHLAIGRNVPLVDVVNWLVSLAPVGIIEFVPKADSTVQKMLALREDIFPDYNEATFEAAIQRKAKIVGKQVISESGRTLYRYDRTSLL from the coding sequence ATGTCTGATTTGAACGCTGACGCTGGATCGTTTCGCGATCCATCTGGTAATGTCTATGAAAGCAATCTGAGAATTCTAAGAACCGTCACCGAGCGCGCGCGTGATGCGTACGAGACGGTTCGCGATTCCGGTGTTCTCGATGACCTTGCCTCGGCGGGCACCATCGTAGGAAGCACCGAGCTTGATCACGAGGACTGGCCTAGTAGCCTCCGTGATTCGGCATATGTGATCGAACACCCGAGGATTCCTTATATTTCATATCCGTATGAGTGGTCGTTCGCCCAGTTGAAGGAGGCGGCGCTGCATCATCTGGATATGCAGATCAGCCTTTTAAAGCGTGATATCGTTTTGTCGGACGCATCCGCTTACAACGTCCAGTTTGTCGGCCCGAGACCTGTCTTCATCGATTTGCTGTCTCTGCGCCCCTATCGGGAAGGGGAATTTTGGCATGGCCATTGCCAGTTCTGCGAACAATTTCTGAACCCGCTTCTGCTGAGATCACTTCTGGGGGTTCCCCACAACGCCTGGTTCCGTGGTGCTCTCGAGGGTATACCGACTCTCCATCTGGCTGGAATGCTGCCGTTCAAGAAGCGCATATCGTGGAACGTCTTCAGCCAGGTATTGATGCAGGCCAGCCTGGAGCGGCGAGCTTTAAACGCCCCTGAAGCGTCGATCGACAAAGCGAAATCTCGGCGAAGCCTTTCCCGTTCCGGTTATAATGGGTTTCTGGTTCAGCTACGGAACTGGATCGACCGACTGCACCCCGCAGATGGGAAAACGGTATGGGGCGATTACGCGACCACGCACACCTATACCGACAAGGAAGCTGAAACCAAGCGGACCGCTATTGCGGAGTTTGCGGCGTCAACCAAGCCGCGCCGGTTGATCGACCTGGGGTGCAACACTGGCGATTACTCCGTCGCGGCTCTCAAAGGAGGCGCTGAATATATCATAGGATTCGATTTTGATCAGACCGCGGTGGACATCGCGTTCTCGAGGTCGAAACAGGATAGTCTCAATTTCCTGCCGCTCTGGCTGGACGCTGCGAATCCCAGCCCCAATCAAGGCTGGAGGCAAAGCGAACGCCGCGGCTTTGCCGAAAGAGCAAATGCCGACGCTTTGATCGCCCTGGCATTCGAGCATCATCTCGCCATCGGTCGAAATGTCCCCTTGGTCGACGTAGTGAACTGGCTCGTCAGCTTGGCACCGGTGGGCATCATCGAGTTTGTTCCGAAGGCTGACAGCACGGTCCAGAAAATGCTGGCTCTGCGGGAGGATATCTTCCCAGACTACAACGAAGCCACATTTGAAGCCGCGATACAGCGCAAAGCCAAGATCGTTGGCAAGCAGGTCATCTCTGAATCTGGCCGGACTCTCTACAGATATGATCGCACATCCCTTCTATAG
- a CDS encoding DUF6460 domain-containing protein, with protein MRICAGDGWPWPKGVTDLNGSLTRFLGDSPLRVLFKLIVVSFIVGILMSAFGWTPYDIYYGVRDFFWHLWNMGFRAIDRFVAYFLLGAAIVIPAFIILRVLSYRR; from the coding sequence ATGCGTATCTGCGCGGGCGACGGCTGGCCCTGGCCCAAAGGAGTGACCGATTTGAACGGTAGTCTCACCCGCTTCCTCGGCGACAGTCCGCTGCGCGTACTGTTCAAGCTGATCGTCGTTTCGTTCATCGTCGGCATCCTCATGAGCGCCTTCGGCTGGACGCCCTATGATATCTATTATGGCGTTCGCGACTTCTTCTGGCATCTGTGGAACATGGGTTTCCGGGCGATCGACCGTTTCGTGGCCTATTTCCTGCTCGGCGCCGCTATAGTAATTCCGGCATTCATCATCCTGCGGGTGTTGAGTTACCGGCGTTGA